The DNA segment GGTGCGGTAGGCTTCCTTGACACCATTGATGCCGTAGATGATGCCGGCGGTGGGGAAGTCGGGCGCGGGCACGATTTCCATCAGGTCGTCCACGCTGGCTTCCGGATTGCGCAGCAGGTGCAGGCAGGCGTCCACCACCTCGTTGAGGTTGTGCGGCGGAATATTGGTAGCCATGCCCACGGCAATACCGGCCGAGCCGTTCACCAGCAGATTGGGCAGGCGGGCGGGCAGGGTCAGCGGCTCGCTTTCGGAGCCGTCGTAGTTGGGGCCGAAATCAACAGTTTCCTTGTCGATGTCGCCCAGCATTTCGTGTGCGATCTTGGAGAGGCGGATTTCCGTGTAGCGCATGGCAGCGGCGCTGTCGCCGTCCACCGATCCGAAGTTGCCCTGGCCATCGACCAGCATGTGGCGCAGGGAAAAATCCTGGGCCATACGCACGATGGTGTCGTACACGGCGCTGTCGCCGTGGGGGTGATATTTACCAATCACGTCCCCGACGATACGCGCCGATTTTTTGTAGGGGCGGTTCCAGTCGTTATTGAGCTCGTGCATGGCATAGAGCACACGACGATGCACGGGCTTCAGGCCATCGCGCGCATCAGGGAGTGCGCGGCCCACGATCACGCTCATTGCGTAATCGAGGTAACTGCGGCGCATCTCTTCTTCTAGGCTGATGGGAAGTGTTTCTTTGGCAAACTGGGTCATGTACTCTTATACGGTGACGGCGAGGAGCGGTCATTTTAGGGTGAATGGCGTGTTGCTGCCAGGCAACACATGTCCGGTATTAGGCTTTTGTCCTACTGTTGGTGCCCAAGGGCCTTGGCTTTTGCTCTGTTACGTATGGCACAATCAAAACCAGCGTTCTTGGTGATGGTCACTAATGACGTCCTCAATTCCGTGGTCCGGCCACGGCTCAATCCCCAAGAGGAGAACCATGAAGAAACTGAACAAAGTAGCGATGCTGTTCGCAACCGCCGCCCTGGCAACTGCCGCTGGCGCTCAAGTCAAGGCAGCTAACGGTGGCAATGTCATCGACAACTGGCAGAACGGCACGGGCGAACACGTCTGGAAGAACGGCACGAACGAACTGTGCTGGCGCGATGCCAACTGGACGCCTGCTACTGCTGCTGTGGGTTGCGACGGTGCTCTGCAACCCGCTCCTGCTGTGGCTCCTGCTCCCGCTGCTGTTGCTCCCGCTCCCGCTCCCGCTCCCGCCGTGGCTTCGAAGGTGACCTTCGCTGCTGACGCTTTCTTTGACTTCGATAAGGCTGTTCTGAAGCCCGAAGGCAAGGCCAAGCTGGATGACGTGGCCTCCAAGGTCAAGGACATCAACCTGGAAGTCGTGATTGCTGTGGGTCACACCGACTCCATCGGCTCTGACGCTTACAACCAGAAGCTGTCGGTGCGTCGCGCTGAAGCCGTGAAGGCTTACCTGGTGTCCAAGGGCATCGCCAAGGACCGCGTGTACACCGAAGGCAAGGGCGAAAAGCAACCTGTGGCCGACAACAAGACCAAGGAAGGCCGCGCCAAGAACCGTCGCGTGGAAATCGAAGTGGTCGGTACCCGCGCCGCTCAGTAATCTTCGGATTGCCTCTAAAAAGCCCCGGCAACGGGGCTTTTTTTATTCCTGCTGATATGCCCGTGGATGGGTGACAATCTTTCACTATGAGCCAAAGTACCAATGTGGATCCAGCCGAGCTGGAGAAATTTGCCAGCCTGGCCCACCACTGGTGGGATACAGAGAGTGAATTCAAGCCTTTGCACCAGATCAATCCGCTGCGCCTGGCGTGGATTGACGGTCTTGCCTCGCTGAAGGGCAAGCAGGTGCTGGATGTAGGCTGTGGTGGTGGCATCCTGGCCGACTCCATGGCGCGCAAGGAGGCGCAGGTGCTGGGGATCGATCTGGCTACCAAGTCACTGCGCGTGGCGCAGTTGCATGCGTTGGAAGCCGGCACCACGGGCGTGCAATACCGCGAGGTGCCGGTGGAGGTGCTGGCGGAAGAGAAGCCGGGCGCCTTTGATGTGGTGACCTGCATGGAGATGCTGGAGCATGTGCCGGATCCGGCCTCGGTGGTGCGGGCTTGCGGTCAGTTGGTCAAGCCGGGTGGCTGGGTGTTTTTCTCCACCATCAACCGCAATCCCAAGGCGTATGCCTTGGCCATTGTGGCGGCGGAGTATGTGCTCAAGATGCTGCCGCAGGGTACCCATGAATTCGACAAGTTCATCCGCCCCAGCGAGCTGGCGCAATTTGCCATGGATGCGGGCTTGGTCGTTGATTCGGCCAAGGGGATGGAGCACAACCCTTTGACGGGGCGTTACTGGTTGAGTGGCGACACCAGCGTGAACTACCTGCTGGCGACACGCCGGCCCGTCCTGTGATGGCTGTGTCCTGGAATGGCGTGCGCGCCGTGCTGTTTGACCTGGACGGCACGTTGCTGGACAGTGCCCCGGATCTGGCTGCCGCAGCGAATGTATTGCGTCGCGATGCGGGCCTGGATGATTTGCCGCTGTCGCATTACCGGCCTTTTGTGGGCACGGGCGCACGCGGAATGCTGCGCATTGCGCTGGGTCTGCAGCCGGATATGCCAGAGTTCGAGCTGCGCCGCGAAGAGTTCTTTCAAGCCTATGAGGGTTTGCTGATGCAGCATTCGGGCCTGTTTGCCGGAGTGCCGCAGCTGGTGCAGGGGTTGGAGCAGCAAGGCCGTCCCTGGGGCATCGTGACCAACAAGTCCGAGCGCTTTACGCTGCCGATCGCCCGCCGGGAGGCGACGCTGGGTCGGGCGGCAGTGGTGGTCTGTGGTGATACCACCCCACATGCCAAGCCGCATCCGGCACCTTTGCTGCATGCATGTGAGCGTCTGGGCATCTTGCCGGAGCACGCCATCTACGTGGGGGACGATGAGCGGGACATGCAGGCGGCGCGTGCCGCAGGGATGCGCGGTG comes from the Comamonas terrigena NBRC 13299 genome and includes:
- the ompA gene encoding outer membrane protein OmpA; translation: MKKLNKVAMLFATAALATAAGAQVKAANGGNVIDNWQNGTGEHVWKNGTNELCWRDANWTPATAAVGCDGALQPAPAVAPAPAAVAPAPAPAPAVASKVTFAADAFFDFDKAVLKPEGKAKLDDVASKVKDINLEVVIAVGHTDSIGSDAYNQKLSVRRAEAVKAYLVSKGIAKDRVYTEGKGEKQPVADNKTKEGRAKNRRVEIEVVGTRAAQ
- the ubiG gene encoding bifunctional 2-polyprenyl-6-hydroxyphenol methylase/3-demethylubiquinol 3-O-methyltransferase UbiG, which translates into the protein MSQSTNVDPAELEKFASLAHHWWDTESEFKPLHQINPLRLAWIDGLASLKGKQVLDVGCGGGILADSMARKEAQVLGIDLATKSLRVAQLHALEAGTTGVQYREVPVEVLAEEKPGAFDVVTCMEMLEHVPDPASVVRACGQLVKPGGWVFFSTINRNPKAYALAIVAAEYVLKMLPQGTHEFDKFIRPSELAQFAMDAGLVVDSAKGMEHNPLTGRYWLSGDTSVNYLLATRRPVL
- a CDS encoding HAD-IA family hydrolase; translation: MAVSWNGVRAVLFDLDGTLLDSAPDLAAAANVLRRDAGLDDLPLSHYRPFVGTGARGMLRIALGLQPDMPEFELRREEFFQAYEGLLMQHSGLFAGVPQLVQGLEQQGRPWGIVTNKSERFTLPIARREATLGRAAVVVCGDTTPHAKPHPAPLLHACERLGILPEHAIYVGDDERDMQAARAAGMRGVAADYGYLGGVDSTAGWNPDAAIKNPLELLKLLGMD